From a region of the Myroides sp. JBRI-B21084 genome:
- a CDS encoding 3'-5' exonuclease: protein MELKLNRPICFFDLETTGIDVAKDRIVEISILKIFPNGNKESKTWLVNPTISIPAHATAVHGITNEKVANEPTFKELATQIHNMIKDSDLAGYNSDRFDIPLLAEELLRADVDFDMKNRVSVDVQTIFHKKEERTLSAAYKFYCNQSLENAHSAAADTEATYEILKAQLDRYDDLENDTKALSVYTTRKKSVDFAGFIALNDKGQEVFTFGKHKGALVEDVLDKEPGYFGWIQNADFPLYTKKVLTAIKLRKLTNKF from the coding sequence ATGGAATTAAAATTAAATCGTCCTATTTGTTTTTTCGATTTAGAAACAACAGGAATCGATGTTGCTAAAGACCGCATTGTTGAAATATCAATACTAAAAATTTTTCCAAACGGAAATAAAGAAAGTAAAACGTGGTTGGTAAACCCAACTATTTCAATACCAGCACACGCAACTGCTGTTCATGGAATTACAAATGAAAAAGTAGCAAACGAACCAACATTTAAAGAGTTGGCAACACAAATACACAATATGATAAAGGATTCTGATTTGGCTGGATACAATTCAGACCGATTTGATATTCCTTTACTAGCAGAAGAATTATTGCGTGCCGATGTTGATTTTGATATGAAAAATCGCGTTTCGGTTGATGTGCAAACAATATTTCATAAAAAAGAAGAGCGAACCTTAAGTGCTGCGTATAAATTTTATTGCAATCAATCGTTAGAAAATGCACATTCAGCTGCAGCTGATACCGAAGCTACTTACGAAATTTTAAAAGCACAATTAGATCGTTACGATGATTTAGAAAATGATACCAAAGCACTTTCTGTATATACAACTCGTAAAAAATCGGTTGATTTTGCAGGATTCATCGCCTTAAATGATAAAGGGCAAGAGGTTTTTACCTTTGGAAAACACAAAGGCGCTTTGGTAGAAGATGTTTTAGATAAAGAACCAGGGTATTTTGGTTGGATACAAAATGCCGATTTTCCTTTATACACAAAAAAAGTGCTTACAGCTATAAAATTGCGTAAACTAACCAATAAGTTTTAA
- a CDS encoding fumarylacetoacetate hydrolase family protein, whose protein sequence is MKIICVGRNYIDHINELSNQKPTEPVLFIKPDSSVLINGSPFVIPEFSNDVHHEVEVLVKICKVGKYIQPKFADKYYNQIGLGIDFTARDIQSKLKEKGLPWEISKGFDGSAVIGNFVDKTHFQDLQNVSFELKKNNEIVQKGNTKDMLWQINELIAYVSQFFTLKTGDIIFTGTPSGVSKVNPNDELEGFLEGEKMFSIKVM, encoded by the coding sequence ATGAAAATTATTTGCGTAGGTAGAAATTATATCGATCACATTAACGAATTATCAAATCAAAAACCAACCGAACCGGTACTTTTTATTAAACCCGATTCAAGTGTTTTAATTAACGGTTCGCCTTTTGTAATACCTGAATTTTCTAATGATGTACATCATGAGGTAGAAGTTTTGGTAAAAATTTGTAAAGTAGGTAAGTATATTCAACCTAAATTTGCCGATAAATACTATAATCAAATTGGTTTAGGTATTGATTTTACAGCGCGCGATATTCAATCAAAATTAAAAGAAAAAGGATTGCCTTGGGAAATTTCAAAAGGTTTTGACGGATCTGCCGTTATTGGAAATTTTGTTGATAAAACACATTTTCAAGACTTGCAAAATGTATCGTTTGAATTGAAGAAAAACAATGAAATTGTTCAAAAAGGGAATACAAAAGATATGTTGTGGCAAATTAATGAACTAATTGCTTATGTGTCACAATTTTTCACTTTAAAAACTGGTGATATTATTTTTACAGGTACACCAAGCGGTGTATCTAAAGTAAATCCTAACGATGAATTAGAAGGGTTTTTAGAGGGTGAAAAAATGTTTAGTATTAAAGTGATGTAA
- a CDS encoding CinA family nicotinamide mononucleotide deamidase-related protein translates to MKAAIITIGDELLIGQVVDTNSVFIGQQLESIGCKVVEKIAVQDQLNQIITTFEKYQNKVDLVVITGGLGPTKDDVTKKTFTHYFKDELVLNNNVLEHVTQLIANYYNRPLNEMNRQQAMVPSTCQVLFNNVGTAPGMLMVKEQTVFVSLPGVPYEMKFLITERLLPYIKQQFKLDAIVHKTVLTVGIGESMLAEKIENWENSLQALDIHLAYLPQFGMVRLRLSKTGASVETISNEIDEKIDELQQLIPEYFIGVSTTDSLYDEVLKLIKSSSLTIATAESCTGGSIAQKLSSEAGASVYFKGSVVAYATESKIKVLGVKQQTIDAFSVVSEQVAKEMAINVKSIYNTDIGIATTGNAGPQKGDADADVGTVCIAIAIDDFVETFTFNFGQPRSKVIQASVEKVWLLLYKHLQKHLKKN, encoded by the coding sequence ATGAAAGCAGCAATAATTACCATTGGCGATGAACTTTTAATTGGTCAAGTAGTTGATACAAATAGCGTTTTTATTGGTCAACAATTAGAATCTATTGGTTGTAAAGTGGTAGAAAAGATTGCTGTTCAAGATCAATTGAATCAAATAATTACAACTTTTGAAAAGTACCAAAATAAAGTTGATCTAGTTGTAATAACAGGTGGTTTAGGACCAACTAAAGATGATGTTACCAAAAAAACCTTTACACATTATTTTAAGGACGAATTGGTTTTAAATAATAATGTTTTAGAACACGTTACTCAATTAATTGCCAATTATTACAATCGCCCATTAAACGAAATGAATAGGCAACAGGCAATGGTTCCAAGTACTTGTCAGGTACTTTTTAACAATGTTGGTACCGCACCAGGTATGTTAATGGTTAAAGAGCAAACCGTTTTTGTGTCGTTGCCAGGCGTGCCTTATGAAATGAAGTTTTTAATTACCGAACGTTTACTGCCTTATATTAAACAACAATTTAAGTTAGACGCTATTGTGCATAAAACGGTTTTAACTGTAGGTATTGGTGAAAGTATGTTGGCAGAAAAAATAGAAAATTGGGAAAATAGCCTACAAGCGCTAGATATACATTTAGCTTATCTGCCGCAATTTGGGATGGTACGTTTGAGATTAAGTAAAACAGGGGCTTCAGTAGAAACGATTTCAAATGAAATTGATGAAAAAATTGATGAATTACAACAATTAATTCCTGAATACTTTATAGGTGTTTCAACAACCGATTCGTTGTATGATGAGGTTTTAAAATTAATAAAAAGCAGTAGTTTAACAATTGCAACTGCTGAAAGTTGTACTGGTGGAAGTATCGCTCAAAAATTATCGAGTGAAGCAGGAGCATCGGTTTATTTTAAAGGTAGTGTTGTTGCTTATGCTACCGAATCAAAAATAAAAGTGTTAGGTGTAAAACAGCAAACAATTGATGCTTTTAGTGTTGTAAGTGAACAAGTTGCAAAAGAAATGGCAATTAATGTAAAAAGTATTTACAACACAGATATTGGAATTGCAACAACAGGAAATGCAGGGCCGCAAAAAGGCGACGCCGACGCCGATGTTGGTACCGTTTGTATTGCAATTGCAATTGATGATTTTGTTGAAACATTCACTTTTAATTTTGGGCAACCACGCAGTAAAGTTATCCAAGCAAGTGTAGAAAAAGTGTGGTTGTTGCTTTATAAACATCTACAAAAACATTTAAAAAAGAATTAA
- the rpmB gene encoding 50S ribosomal protein L28 yields MSRVCQITGKRAMVGNNVSHAMNKTKRKFSVNLVKKRFYIAEEDRWVTLKVSTSALKTINKKGIAAVLKEAKANGLLK; encoded by the coding sequence ATGTCAAGAGTTTGTCAAATTACAGGTAAGCGCGCGATGGTTGGTAACAACGTATCACACGCTATGAACAAAACTAAGAGAAAGTTTTCTGTTAACTTAGTTAAAAAGCGTTTCTACATCGCTGAAGAGGATAGATGGGTAACTTTAAAAGTATCAACATCTGCATTAAAAACAATTAACAAAAAAGGTATTGCAGCAGTTTTAAAAGAAGCTAAAGCAAACGGATTATTAAAATAA
- the rpmG gene encoding 50S ribosomal protein L33, with the protein MAKKAKGNRIQVILECTEHKATGLPGTSRYITTKNKKNTPDRMEIKKFNPILKRVTVHKEIK; encoded by the coding sequence ATGGCAAAGAAAGCAAAAGGAAATAGAATTCAAGTAATTTTAGAGTGTACTGAGCATAAAGCAACTGGATTACCAGGTACATCACGTTACATTACAACAAAAAACAAAAAAAATACTCCAGATAGAATGGAAATTAAAAAATTCAACCCTATCTTAAAGAGAGTAACTGTTCATAAAGAAATTAAATAA
- a CDS encoding DUF4295 domain-containing protein, with protein sequence MAKKTVATLQGASKKLTKAIKMVKSPKTGAYTFVESVMAPELVDEFLAKK encoded by the coding sequence ATGGCAAAGAAAACCGTTGCAACATTACAAGGAGCTTCAAAAAAATTAACCAAAGCTATTAAAATGGTTAAATCTCCAAAAACAGGAGCTTACACGTTCGTTGAGTCAGTTATGGCTCCTGAATTAGTTGATGAATTTTTAGCAAAAAAATAA
- the ftsY gene encoding signal recognition particle-docking protein FtsY: MSFFKRLFSSDKKETLDKGLEKSKTSFFDKLTKAVAGKSKVDDDVLDNLEDVLITSDVGVNTTLKIINRIEKRVSEDKYLGTEELNKILRDEISGLLSETKSGEATEFEVPANKKPYVIMVVGVNGVGKTTTIGKLAYQFKKAGHKVVLGAADTFRAAAIDQLQIWADRVQVPIVKQQMGSDPASVAFDTLESAVAQNADVVIIDTAGRLHNKVGLMNELTKVKRVMQKVIGDAPHDVMLVLDGSTGQNAFEQAKQFTAATEVSSLAVTKLDGTAKGGVVIGISDQFQIPVKYIGVGEGIEDLQVFNKYEFVDSFFK; this comes from the coding sequence ATGAGTTTTTTTAAGCGTTTATTTTCATCTGATAAGAAAGAAACACTTGATAAAGGTCTTGAGAAATCAAAAACCTCTTTTTTTGATAAATTAACCAAAGCTGTTGCAGGTAAATCGAAAGTTGACGACGATGTTTTGGATAATTTAGAAGATGTTCTAATTACATCAGACGTAGGAGTAAACACTACACTGAAAATAATTAATCGTATTGAAAAGCGTGTATCTGAAGATAAATATTTAGGTACAGAGGAATTGAATAAAATACTTCGCGATGAAATTTCAGGCTTACTTTCTGAAACAAAATCTGGCGAAGCTACTGAATTTGAAGTACCTGCTAATAAAAAACCATACGTAATTATGGTTGTAGGTGTGAACGGTGTAGGTAAAACCACAACCATTGGTAAATTAGCCTATCAATTTAAAAAAGCAGGGCATAAAGTTGTATTAGGTGCAGCAGATACTTTTAGAGCAGCTGCTATTGATCAGCTACAAATTTGGGCAGATCGCGTTCAAGTGCCTATTGTAAAACAGCAAATGGGTTCAGATCCTGCTTCGGTTGCTTTTGATACATTAGAGTCGGCTGTGGCTCAAAATGCCGATGTGGTAATTATTGATACTGCAGGACGTTTACACAATAAAGTTGGGTTAATGAATGAGCTAACCAAAGTGAAACGCGTTATGCAAAAAGTAATTGGCGATGCACCACACGATGTAATGTTGGTTTTAGATGGATCAACCGGCCAAAATGCTTTTGAACAAGCAAAGCAATTTACCGCTGCAACTGAGGTGTCGTCATTAGCAGTTACAAAATTAGATGGTACTGCAAAAGGCGGGGTTGTTATAGGTATATCAGATCAATTCCAAATTCCTGTAAAATACATAGGGGTTGGCGAAGGTATTGAAGATTTACAAGTGTTTAATAAATATGAATTTGTTGATTCATTCTTTAAATAA
- a CDS encoding DUF721 domain-containing protein yields MNNKKFNPHKRLHEESSIQDVLGKMIEGYNLEKGFNKLNVREAWVNLLGPGIANYTKQIELRNNTLFVELSSNVLREELSYGIDKIIKMINESLGKEIVKKIILK; encoded by the coding sequence ATGAATAATAAAAAATTTAATCCGCATAAAAGGTTACACGAAGAATCATCGATACAAGACGTTTTAGGAAAAATGATAGAAGGCTATAATTTAGAAAAAGGCTTTAATAAACTAAATGTACGTGAAGCTTGGGTAAATTTATTAGGGCCTGGTATTGCAAATTATACAAAGCAAATAGAATTGCGTAACAATACCTTGTTTGTTGAACTATCATCAAATGTTTTAAGAGAAGAACTAAGTTACGGTATTGACAAAATTATTAAAATGATAAACGAAAGTTTAGGTAAAGAAATTGTAAAAAAAATTATATTAAAGTAA
- a CDS encoding T9SS type A sorting domain-containing protein, which produces MKRTILLTAVLLTTISVGAQNFGSRATFWLKPEKIRNTKSALNKNAILNGNTNQSLTAPIGQGQSNVYFVFKSEDDVEKELMNYTFTCTQHSVTTQTINYPDPVAKELKRRTGAIVRYNFNYPNATGDKNYVTVIDQPNDLTNIYEVIYVNDAFTELDHKKIQSYLTVKYGISLVNPANYVDSNGNQTWNNQLNTTYNNFITGVGRSDYFGLNKLETINSIDNRLAISSEGFADNEFVFFGTNNQNTNFKAENGVELLDSSWLVQTNQKPAVTTLRFNVGQPKTTGTYQLLINQTDSSFTNNEKVLKVEGKVEDNQIVFENVVFDTDGNGYDTFTIAHSTQAKQTTKPEVVINKGAKVNAFPNPANINETVSVTYDFGKPTDLNIHVFTLDRKLVTKKEVNNIENYVFDTQFTSNGIYLIVSTYNGEVTTSRIVVK; this is translated from the coding sequence ATGAAAAGAACAATACTTTTAACAGCAGTTTTATTAACAACAATTTCAGTTGGAGCTCAAAATTTTGGAAGCCGTGCAACGTTTTGGTTAAAGCCAGAAAAAATTAGAAATACAAAAAGCGCATTAAATAAAAATGCAATTTTAAATGGCAATACCAATCAATCGTTAACAGCACCAATCGGTCAAGGGCAATCAAACGTTTATTTTGTTTTTAAATCAGAAGATGATGTTGAGAAAGAGTTAATGAACTACACTTTTACTTGTACGCAACACAGTGTTACAACGCAAACAATTAATTATCCCGATCCAGTTGCAAAGGAATTAAAACGTAGAACAGGAGCAATTGTACGCTATAATTTTAATTATCCTAACGCAACAGGCGATAAAAATTACGTAACTGTAATAGATCAACCAAACGATTTAACCAATATTTACGAAGTAATTTATGTAAACGATGCCTTTACAGAATTAGATCATAAAAAAATTCAAAGTTATTTAACGGTTAAGTACGGAATTTCTTTAGTAAATCCAGCTAATTACGTTGATTCTAACGGTAATCAAACTTGGAATAATCAATTAAATACTACCTACAATAATTTTATTACAGGTGTAGGCCGTAGTGATTATTTTGGTTTAAATAAATTAGAAACAATCAATTCTATAGACAATCGTTTAGCCATAAGCTCAGAAGGTTTTGCTGATAATGAATTTGTGTTTTTTGGAACCAACAATCAAAATACAAATTTTAAAGCCGAAAACGGTGTTGAATTGTTAGATTCATCATGGTTGGTGCAAACAAATCAAAAACCAGCAGTTACAACTTTACGTTTTAATGTTGGGCAACCAAAAACAACAGGTACTTATCAACTGTTAATTAATCAAACAGATTCTTCATTCACAAATAATGAAAAAGTATTGAAAGTTGAAGGTAAGGTAGAAGATAATCAAATTGTTTTTGAAAATGTTGTTTTTGATACCGACGGTAATGGATACGATACATTTACTATAGCTCATTCTACACAAGCTAAACAAACAACAAAACCTGAAGTGGTTATAAATAAAGGTGCAAAAGTAAATGCTTTTCCTAACCCAGCGAATATTAACGAAACAGTTAGTGTAACTTATGATTTTGGTAAACCAACCGATTTAAATATTCATGTTTTTACTTTAGATCGTAAACTAGTTACTAAAAAAGAAGTTAATAATATTGAAAATTATGTGTTTGATACTCAATTTACATCAAACGGAATTTATTTAATAGTTTCAACATACAATGGCGAAGTTACAACAAGCAGAATTGTAGTTAAATAA
- the idi gene encoding isopentenyl-diphosphate Delta-isomerase produces the protein MASEEQVILVNHNDEPIGLMEKIEAHEKALLHRAFSVFVLNNKNQIMLQQRAAHKYHSPLLWTNTCCSHQRVGETNLQAGTRRLQEEMGFTTPLKEVFSFIYKAPFDNGLTEHEYDHVMIGYYNDEPIINKNEVENWKWMNAEDIKNDMQLNPQNYTAWFKIIFDKFYHYIQQAKQS, from the coding sequence ATGGCAAGTGAAGAACAAGTAATATTGGTTAACCATAACGACGAACCTATTGGTTTAATGGAAAAAATTGAAGCACACGAAAAAGCTTTATTACATAGGGCGTTTTCAGTTTTTGTTTTAAACAATAAAAATCAAATCATGTTACAACAACGCGCCGCTCATAAATACCATTCCCCGTTATTGTGGACAAACACGTGTTGCAGTCATCAGCGGGTTGGTGAAACAAATTTACAAGCAGGTACACGCCGTTTACAAGAAGAAATGGGATTTACAACACCTTTGAAAGAGGTTTTTTCATTTATTTACAAAGCACCTTTTGATAATGGACTCACCGAACATGAATACGATCATGTAATGATAGGTTATTATAATGATGAGCCAATAATTAATAAAAACGAAGTTGAAAATTGGAAATGGATGAATGCAGAAGATATTAAAAACGATATGCAATTAAATCCTCAAAATTATACCGCTTGGTTTAAAATAATTTTCGATAAATTTTATCATTACATTCAGCAAGCAAAGCAAAGTTAA
- a CDS encoding 6-pyruvoyl trahydropterin synthase family protein yields the protein MRVTVCRNAHFNAAHRLHRKDWTNEQNQLVFDKCNNPNFHGHNYELIVEVTGTVNPETGYVIDIKELSNLIYEEVEVPFDHKNLNLDVPEFKELNPTAEHIAYVIWHKLRKRLPLKLDLEIILYETPRNFVKYCGL from the coding sequence ATGAGAGTTACAGTTTGCAGAAATGCGCACTTTAATGCAGCGCACCGTTTACACAGAAAAGATTGGACAAACGAACAAAATCAGCTAGTATTTGATAAATGTAACAATCCTAATTTTCACGGTCATAATTATGAATTAATTGTTGAAGTTACTGGTACTGTAAACCCAGAAACAGGTTATGTTATTGATATTAAAGAACTAAGTAACCTTATTTATGAAGAAGTAGAGGTGCCTTTTGACCACAAAAATCTGAATTTAGATGTTCCAGAATTTAAAGAGTTAAATCCAACGGCAGAACATATTGCCTATGTAATTTGGCATAAATTACGCAAACGTTTACCACTAAAATTAGATTTAGAAATAATATTATACGAAACACCTAGAAATTTTGTAAAGTATTGTGGTTTATAA
- a CDS encoding type I phosphomannose isomerase catalytic subunit, with protein MNSTNKHINNQPNSNQFIAYPLYFKPILKDRIWGGDKLKNLGKELPNNNIGESWEISMIDTNTNLVTNGFYQGKSLAELIQMFPTQILGTKVFQKYGSQFPLLFKFLDAKTDLSIQLHPNNELAQKRHNSFGKTEMWYIMQADENARIIVGFKNDSSSTEYLSHLKNKTLPSVLQEYYVKKGDVFFIETGTIHAIGGGILLAEIQQTSDITYRVYDWDRVDEQGNARELHVDLALDAIDYKFKNPKIDYPKTTNEQVNLVSCPFFTTNIISLTASYQIQKNNDCFLVYICTEGNAQININNQVFELNAGKTILIPAQLTNLEFTGNATLLEVFINEI; from the coding sequence TTGAATTCTACAAACAAACATATAAATAACCAACCCAATTCTAATCAATTTATAGCATATCCGCTGTACTTTAAACCAATTTTAAAAGATAGAATTTGGGGTGGCGATAAATTAAAAAACTTAGGAAAAGAATTACCAAACAATAATATTGGCGAAAGTTGGGAAATTTCAATGATTGATACCAATACAAATTTGGTAACAAATGGCTTTTATCAGGGCAAAAGCTTAGCAGAATTAATACAAATGTTTCCAACACAAATTTTAGGAACAAAAGTATTTCAAAAATACGGTAGCCAATTTCCATTACTATTTAAATTTTTAGACGCTAAAACCGATTTATCAATTCAGTTGCATCCAAATAATGAATTAGCACAAAAACGTCATAATTCATTTGGAAAAACCGAAATGTGGTATATCATGCAAGCCGATGAAAATGCAAGAATAATAGTAGGTTTTAAAAACGATAGTTCGTCAACAGAATATTTATCGCATTTAAAAAATAAAACACTACCAAGTGTTTTACAAGAATATTATGTAAAAAAAGGCGATGTTTTTTTTATTGAAACGGGTACAATTCATGCAATTGGTGGTGGTATATTATTAGCAGAAATTCAACAAACATCAGATATTACGTATCGTGTTTATGATTGGGATAGGGTAGATGAGCAAGGAAATGCACGTGAATTGCACGTAGATTTAGCTTTAGATGCAATTGATTATAAGTTCAAAAATCCTAAAATAGACTACCCAAAAACAACCAATGAACAAGTAAATTTAGTAAGTTGTCCGTTTTTTACAACCAACATAATTAGTTTAACAGCATCTTACCAAATACAAAAAAATAACGACTGTTTTTTGGTGTATATTTGCACCGAAGGAAACGCACAGATTAACATAAACAATCAAGTTTTTGAATTAAACGCAGGAAAAACAATTTTAATACCTGCACAACTTACAAATCTTGAATTTACAGGTAATGCAACCTTATTAGAAGTATTTATTAACGAAATATAA
- a CDS encoding inorganic diphosphatase, whose amino-acid sequence MTNVEQFDVFIEIPAGSRNKYEFDFDLKMMRFDRLLFSSMKYPTDYGFIPETLALDNDPLDVLVLTTEPTIPGLLMEVKPIGVFYMADDKGNDEKIICVPTGDPLMRELNDLNDINKHLIKEIEHFFKVYKDLENKKVEINGFGDKAAAIAMIKECQERFAQLPVEKQQSFSIVK is encoded by the coding sequence ATGACAAACGTTGAACAATTCGATGTATTCATCGAAATTCCTGCAGGAAGTAGAAATAAATACGAATTTGATTTTGATTTGAAAATGATGCGATTTGATCGTTTATTATTTTCTTCAATGAAATATCCAACAGATTACGGTTTTATTCCTGAAACTTTAGCTTTAGATAACGACCCATTAGACGTTTTAGTTTTAACAACCGAACCTACAATTCCAGGTTTATTAATGGAAGTAAAACCAATTGGCGTTTTTTATATGGCAGATGATAAAGGTAACGACGAAAAAATTATATGTGTTCCTACTGGAGATCCTTTAATGCGTGAATTAAACGATTTAAACGACATAAATAAACACTTAATTAAAGAAATTGAACATTTCTTTAAAGTTTACAAAGATTTAGAAAACAAAAAAGTTGAAATTAACGGTTTTGGCGATAAAGCTGCTGCAATTGCAATGATTAAAGAATGCCAAGAGCGTTTTGCGCAATTACCTGTAGAAAAACAACAATCATTCAGTATTGTTAAATAA